A genomic region of Mugil cephalus isolate CIBA_MC_2020 chromosome 5, CIBA_Mcephalus_1.1, whole genome shotgun sequence contains the following coding sequences:
- the LOC125008542 gene encoding signal-regulatory protein beta-2-like codes for MSVPDYGVTHYQCGLREEQRRRRRTLVAKGVVSCRCDTLLPVKTVHLGEPATFTCVISNTKSSNRGIHWYKQSVGDSLNIIVTLFNSVTEYAPNVSKSRFDLRTDDSFSNLTILSTVEEDEGMYHCGVTEWIKSKWSGTYLLVEGNTERTVVQTVSDPVRPGDSVTLQCSVLSDSENKTCPGDLSVFWFRAGSQTSHPNIIYTDGDMSNKCEKRSETQKRCVYGFSKDVSSSDAGTYYCAVATCREILFGNGTKLEADQTASSVLVIVLVVAIICLAISMIINLIFICCGTQKGLCGQHEATKSSSSPARQDDVSQPVKDKVITVTHIICYFTSMIPNGSV; via the exons ATGAGCGTGCCTGACTATGGAGTCACCCACTACCAATGTGGTCTGAGGGAGGAgcaaaggagaaggaggcggacCCTCGTGGCAAAAGGTGTCGTGTCATGCAGGTGTG aTACGCTGCTTCCAGTGAAAACAGTTCATCTTGGTGAACCAGCCACATTTACATGTGTTATATCAAACACAAAATCCAGCAATAGAGGAATCCACTGGTACAAGCAGAGTGTTGGAGATTCTCTTAATATAATTGTAACATTGTTTAATTCCGTAACAGAGTACGCaccaaatgtttcaaaatcaagATTTGACTTACGTACTGATGACAGTTTTAGTAACCTGACCATTTTGAGCACAgttgaagaggatgaaggaatgTACCACTGTGGAGTCACAGAGTGGATAAAGTCTAAATGGAGTGGGACATATTTGTTAGTAGAAG gaaacactgagaggactgttgttcagacagtatcagatccagtccgtccaggagactcagtgactctccagtgttcagtcctctctgactctgagaaCAAGACGTGTCCAGGAgatctcagtgtgttctggttcagagctggatcacAGACATCTCATCCAAACATCATCTACACGGATGGAGATATGAGTAATAAATGTGAGAAGAGATCTGAGACTCAGAAGAGATGTGTCTACGGCTTCTCTAAGGacgtcagctcctctgatgctgggacttactactgtgctgtggcAACATGTAGAGagatattatttggaaatggaactAAACTGGAAGCTG ATCAAACAGCAAGTTCTGTGTTAGTTATTGTGTTGGTGGTAGCAATCATCTGCTTGGCCATTTCTATGATTATAAATCTAATTTTCATCTGTTGTGGAACTCAGAAAGGACTATGTGGACAACATGAAG CGACAAAAAGCAGCTCTTCACCAGCCAGACAAGACGATGTGAGCCAACCAGTTAAAGATAAAGTAATTACAGTAACTcacattatttgttatttcactaGCATGATTCCCAACGGCTCTGTGTAA